One region of Wyeomyia smithii strain HCP4-BCI-WySm-NY-G18 chromosome 3, ASM2978416v1, whole genome shotgun sequence genomic DNA includes:
- the LOC129728600 gene encoding probable cyclin-dependent serine/threonine-protein kinase DDB_G0292550, whose translation NNNNNNNNNNNNNNNNNNNNNNNNNNNNNNNNNNNNNNNNNNNNNNNNNNNNNNNNNNNNNNNNNNNNNNNNNNNNNNNNNNNNNNNNNNNNNNNNNNNNNNNNNNNNNNNNNNNNNNNNNNNNNNNNNNNNNNNNNNNNNNNNNNNNNNNNNNNNNNNNNNNNNNNNNNNNNNNNNNNNNNNNNNNNNNNNNNNNNNNNNNNNNNNNNNNNNNNNNNNNNNNNNNNNNNNNNNNNNNNNNNNNNNNNNNNNNNNNNNNNNNNNNNNNNNNNNNNNNNNNNNNNNNNNNNNNNNNNNNNNNNNNNNNNNNNNNNNNNNNNNNNNNNNNNNNNNNNNNNNNNNNNNNNNNNNNNNNNNNNNNNNNNNNNNNNNNNNNNNNNNNNNNNNNNNNNNNNNNNNNNNNNNNNNNNNNNNNNNNNNNNNNNNNNNNNNNNNNNNNNNNNNNNNNNNNNNNNNNNNNNNNNNNNNNNNNNNNNNNNNNNNNNNNNNNNNNNNNNNNNNNNNNNNNNNNNNNNNNNNNNNNNNNNNNNNNNRGEYPNSDPQKIF comes from the coding sequence aataataataataataataataataataataataataataataataataataataataataataataataataataataataataataataataataataataataataataataataataataataataataataataataataataataataataataataataataataataataataataataataataataataataataataataataataataataataataataataataataataataataataataataataataataataataataataataataataataataataataataataataataataataataataataataataataataataataataataataataataataataataataataataataataataataataataataataataataataataataataataataataataataataataataataataataataataataataataataataataataataataataataataataataataataataataataataataataataataataataataataataataataataataataataataataataataataataataataataataataataataataataataataataataataataataataataataataataataataataataataataataataataataataataataataataataataataataataataataataataataataataataataataataataataataataataataataataataataataataataataataataataataataataataataataataataataataataataataataataataataataataataataataataataataataataataataataataataataataataataataataataataataataataataataataataataataataataataataataataataataataataataataataataataataataataataataataataataataataataataataataataataataataataataataataataataataataataataataataataataataataataataataataataataataataataataataataataataataataataataataataataataataataataataataataataataataataataataataataataataataataataataataataataataataataataataataataataataataataataataataataataataataataataataataataataataataataataataataataataataataataataataataataataataataataataataataataataataataataataataataataataataataataataataataataataataataataataataataataataataataataataataataataataataataataataataataataataataataataataataataataataataataataataataataataataataataataataataataataataataataataataataataataataataataataataataataataggggAGAGTATCCTAATTCGGACCCCCAGAAAATCTTCTAG